The genomic stretch GCGCGCCACGTCGGCCGCCGTGGCCAGGCGCAGGTAGGTTTCCTCGAGCGGCAGTTTCCGTTGATCGAGCAGGACCAGCGCATCGCCGTCCCAGCGCAGGGTATCAAAACTCATCGCGACCTCGTGCGGTTGTGGATGGATTGAGTATCCGGCGCGGCGGCGGCCTGTCAACCCAATACTGTTTGGCGCGGGATTTGGGTATAATGCGGCGGCTAACCTTTTGACCGGCAACGAGGTGGTTCATGAAAAAGTTCGGCGCCCTCGGACTGATCCTCTGGCTGTCGCTCGGCTTGCTGTCCGCCTGCTCGACCGGCGACGATGACGACAACGATTCCCGCCTCGATGACGATACCGTCGACGACGACGATGACAATGACGACAACGACGATAACGACGATAACGACGACAACGACGACAACGACGATAACGACGATAACGACGACAACGATGACAATGACGACAACGATGACAACGACACCACTCCTTACTGGGCCGACGGCGAGGATCTGGGCGCCGTGTCGCTGGACGAATACCGGCCGCTCGGCGACCAGGGCCTGAACGAATGGGAATGGGACGCCGGCCTGACGGCCAAGGACGCGCTGCTCGCAAGCGGCAGCGTCAAATGGGTCGCCACGCTGGATGTCGAGAACAACCAATATTACCTGTGGCACCACGACGGCGAACTCGTCTTTACGCGGACGTTCGGCGCGGACGGCTTGGAATTCGACCTCGTCAGCCAGACCGGCCCCGACCCGTTCCCCAACCAGGATCCGTTGTTCGCCGACGACTACGACGCCGAGCTGGCGCTGTTCGAAAATCCCGACAACATCCAGCTGCCCGAACACGGCTACGACACCGACGACCCGCGCGTCGGCTGGATTCTCGACGACCAGGCCTGCTACCCGGACGCGCTGCGGCGCATCGCCCAGATTTTCGATTCGCCCGAAGGACCGGACCTCGCTTTTGACGTGCATGCCTCGCACGGCAACGGCACCGGTTCGCACGGCAACCTGGGGCTGATGCAAAGCCGCTCGCCGCTGCTGTTTTCGGGCGCCGGCATCCTCGCCGGCGAGGTGATCGAGGCGGCGGCGCGGCAGGCGGATATCGCCCCGACGGCGATGGCGCTGTTGGGGGCGGACGTGGTGGAGGGCATCGACGAACGCGGCCACCGCGTCACCAACAACTTCCTGCCCTGGCAGGACGGCCACGCGCTGGCGGAAGTGCTGACCGATCCCAGCGTGCAGGGCCTGGCCGATCAGGTGGTCCTCTTCGTTTTCGACGGCCTGGCGGCGAACGAGCTGTTTTACCATTACGATCATCAGGGCGGCGGCGGTTGGGATCTGCCGAATTTCTTTTCGCTGATCGACAACGGCGTTTATTACCGCGGCGGGGCGATCGTCGGCTGGCCGAGTTTCTCGCTGCCGGGCCACACCTCGGTCAGCACCGGCGTCTATCAGGGCCACCACCAACTGCTGAGCAACGACAACTATTTGCGCGTCAGCGGCGAGATGTTCAGCTACGACTGGTTCGTCGACCACGTGCAGGAGTTGCTGCAAGATCCGTCGATCGGCCTCGCCTACTACCTGAAATTCTACGGCGACGAGCGCGGCATCGAAAACATCTACCAGGCGGCGCATCGCAATTTCGGCGACTGGGACCTCGAGCATCCGGGCACCTGGGGCAAGGCCTACACCGCGAGCGTCAACGACCTGTCCTTCTACGCGGCCGACTACAGCTTTTATTCGCTCTTGGAACTGATCGCCGGGATCCTGCCCAACGGCGACAAGTTCGATCCGCAAGTCTACTCGCTCGCCGACCTGAGCGTGCCTATCCAGGTGGACCTGATGTTCCTCGACCCGACGCACCAGGCGCCCAAAACGGCGATCATGTCCTTCTACACCACCGACCACCAGGGCGAAGCCAACGGCCCGCACAGCGAGGGCTTGCGCACCGAACTGGTCAACATCGACCGTTATCTCGGCTTGATTTTCGACGCCTACGAAAAAGCGGGGATTCTCGACCGGACGGCCTTCATCCTCACCAGCGATCACGGCATGGAATTGTTGCGCCCCGGGGTGTTCGTCGACTGGCGGCCGGGATTGCAGAGTTCCGGCGTCAAATATTTCGCGCTCGGCGGCCAGCAACTGCTGTTCCTCGAGGTCATGCGCGTCGTTCCCGATCCAGCCGCGGTGCCGGCCGGCTCGCCGGTGGAGATCACCGTGACGGTGACCAACGACGACGACGATCTGCCGGTGGTCGGCGCGGCGCTGAGCCTGACGGGCGGCGACTGTGCCCCCTGCACGGCCACGACCGACGACGCCGGCGAGGCGGTTTTCACGGTCACGCCCGCGGCGGGCGAAAATCTGCAATTGCAGGCGACGCACGGCGATTTCACGCCGGCGACGGCGACCGTTGCGGTTACCGATTAGCCGCCTTATCGTTGCCTTCAGGAGGCGCGACCGCGCATGAAATTCATTCTCGCCCAAAGCGCCGGTTTCTGCTTCGGTGTGCGCCGGGCCGTCGACCTGGTGCTCGCCGAAAGCGCGGCGCAGCACGGCGGCATCACCACCTACGGGCCGCTGGTGCACAATCCGCAGGTCATCGAACTGCTGACCCTGCGGGAGGTGAACTGCGTCGACAACCTCGATCTGATCCGCGAGGGAATGGCGGTCATCCGGACCCACGGCGTGCCGCCCGAGGCGGTCGACGACCTGCGCGGACGCGGCCTGGAAATCCTCGACGCCACCTGTCCGAAGGTGCGCGCCGTTCAGAAAGTCATCGAAAAACACGCGACGGAAGGCCGGACGATCGTCATTTTCGGTGAACGCGAGCACCCCGAGGTGGTCGGGCTGGTCGGGGCGGCGCGCGGCCGGCCGTGCCATGTCGTCCTCGACCCGGAACAGTTCGACGCGCTGGGCTTGCCGCCGGAAACGCCGCTGACCCTGGTGGCGCAGACGACGGCCAACCGGCAGCGCTTCCTTGCGTTCGTCGCGCACGCGCAGGCGCGCCATCCGCAGTGCGACGTCCGCCACACGATCTGCGACGCCACCGAGACGCGCCAGGCGGAAGTCCGCGAACTGGCGAAACAGGTGCAGGCGATGATCGTCGTCGGCGGCCGCAACAGCGGCAACACCCGGCGCCTCGCGGCCATCAGCCAGGACCTGGGCCTGCCGACCTGGCACGTCGAAACGGCCGACGAACTCGACGGGCTGGATTTCTCGGCTTACGACAAGGTCGGCGTCACCGCGGGCGCCAGCACGCCGAGTTGGATCATCGACCGGGTGATGAACCGCCTGAACGAGATGGAAGAGGAAAAGTCGCGGCCGTTGCTGGCGTGGAGCCGTCGCCTGATCGAGTCGCTGACCTCGATGCACTTCACCACGGGGCTGGCGGCCGGTTCGCTGGCGTACGTCGGCGCGGTGCTGATGGGCCTGGATTTCCGCCTCGATTTCTTCCTGCTGGTCGGCTGCTACGTCCTGGCGATGCACGTGCTCAACCGGTTCGCCGAAACCGGGGTCGACAAGTTCCGCGACGACCCGAAGCGGCAGGTTTTCTACCGCCGCCATTCGTCCGGCTTGTGGACCCTGGGCATCGGCGCGGGGCTGCTGTCGATCCTGCTCGGTTTTCAGCTCGGCGTCATTCCGTTCATCTTCGTGCTGATCGCCTCGATCATCGGGGTGCTGTATTCGGTGCGGGTCGTGCCGAAATCCTGGATGGGGTTCCTCGGCTTCCGCCGCCTGAAGGACATCGCGGCCAGCAAGAACTTTTTCGTCGCCTCGGCCTGGGCGCTGGTCAGCATTTTCCCGCTCTTTTTCGTGACCGCGACCCACGATTGGGGCCGGCTGATCCTTTCCTTCTTCTTTCTGTTCGTGGTCACCGGCATCCGGTCGGTGTTGCTCGACCTGTCGGACATGACCTCCGATCGGCTGGTCGGCCGCGAAACCATTCCGCTGGCCCTCGGCCCGGATCGCACCCGCCGGCTGGTGACGGTCGTGGTCACCGGTCTGACGCTGGGCTTGTTCGCGACGGCGGGCTTGGGCTGGCTGCCCGGGCTGGCGTGGTTGTTGGGATTCTGGACCCTGTTCGAACTGTTGTACTTCCGCTATTTCTACCGGTCGCGGAAATTGCCGACGCTGACCCGCGACCTATGGGTCGATCTGCATTTCATCGCCGCCGGCCTGCTGGCGCTGGGTTGGCGGCTGCTTAATGCTTGAAGCCGGCCCTCAAAAAGACTGTTGCAGCAGGAACAGCGCGTCCTCGTAAGTCAGTTCCACCGGATTGTAGTTGGCCGAACCGTCGTTGACGGCCGTGCGGGCGATGACCTCGAGCTGGTCGCGGCCGACGCCCGCCTCGCTGAGCGTCAACGGCAGACCGCACATATCGTGCAACCGGCCGCGCAGCATGCGCACGGCCTGGATCGCCTCGCGGGCACGCTCGCGCGGTTCGGCCGCCGGATACTTGACGGCCATCGGGCCGACGAGATCGGCCATGCTGGCGATGGTTTTGGGCAGGTTGTATTCCATGCCGTACGGCAGAAAGATCGAGTTGGCGACGCCGTGCGGCACGCGGGCCACGGCGCCGGTCGCGTGCGCCAGCGCGTGCACCACGCCGACCATGGAATTCGAAAACGCGACGCCCGCCATCAGGGCGGCGTTGGCCATCGCCAGGCGGGCCGTTTTGTCGGCGCCCTTGTGCACCGCCGTCGGCAGGTACTCGAAGACGATCTCGATCGCCGCGATCGCCAGCGCGTCGGAAAGCGGGTTTTTCTGCAGGTTGCAATAGGCCTCGACGGCGTGGGTCAACGCGTCCATCCCCGTCGCGGCGGTGATTTTCGGGGGCATGGTCTTGGTCATGTGCGAATCGATGATCGCCAGGTGCGGATAGAGGCGGTCGTCGACGAACGGCATTTTGACTTTCTTGTCGACATCCTTGATGACCGCCACGCAAGTGGCTTCCGACCCCGTGCCGGCGGTGGTGGGCACGACGATGAGTGGCCGCATCTTGGCCGTCAGCCGGTCCATGCCCTGGAACTTCATCAGGTCGTCGGTGCCCTCGGAAATCACGATGTTCGCGCCCTTGGCCGTGTCGATGACGCTGCCGCCGCCCACCGCCACGAAACAGTCGCAATTCTGCCGGCGAAACAGGGCGGCCACATCGTTGACGACATGGTTGCTGGAGTCGACCGGCGTCTGGTCATACGTCGCGCCCACCGCGCAGTGCGAACCGCGCATCGCCTTCTCGACCAGCGGCAGCAGGCCCGCGGCCTGCACGCCCTGGTCGGTGACGACCAGCGCCCGGCGAACCCCGAGCAGTTCCATCTCGTAAGGCAGATGCGACAAGGCCTTGTGGCCGCAGATGATCTTGACCGGGCAGAAAAATTCGTAAAACGACGGAATCGACTTCATGATTCGTCTCCTGGCTCCGCGGGGGCGCGTTACGCCCGCCGGGCTATTTTGGTCAGCAACGCCGGCGTCAACCCGGCATAGATTTTCGCCTTGATCCACAGCCGCTGGGCCGAGACCGCGGGCGGTTTTTTGTAGGTTTTCATCACGATGAAGCGGGGAAAAACGTACGCCTGAACGATGCTCAGGGCGCGGGCGATTTTCATGCTTTCGGAGATGTTGCCGCGAATGATGAACCGTTTTTCGGCGGCCGCGGTATGCGTGCCGATCTGGCCGGTAAAGACCAGCATCGCCGCGTCGAGATTCTTAAACAGAATGGCGACATCGGGATCGCGCATGCCCAGCCCCAGGTATTGGGCCTCGCCGTTCGCGCAACGGATGGAAATGTACGGGCCCTTGGGCAGGATGCCCATGGAGAACACCTCGCCGTTGCGCCAGCGCGACAGTTCCTCCCGCAATTCGGGGTCGTACCTGGCCGCCAGTTCGAAGGCCACCCCCACCGCGACCAGCGCCGACGAAGCGACGGCCGACTTGGCCAGATGGGAAACGGATATGTCGGAAAAATTCATCGCCGCGATCTCCCGATCCGTTCGCTACGGTTCGAATGGTTTTTCGTTGCACCGGAAACCGGAATGTTGAAAAGCGAGGTGAATGTAGCACTGGGCACCGGGTTTTTTCAATCCCGAATCACCTGGTGAACCTATTGTTAAATAATGACAAATGCGGCATTTTTCTTCGATATTCGGACCGGCTGAAGGATCGCGTTTCCGCGTTTTACATTCCCGCCAGGGTCAGCGAAATCGCCGGAACGTAGGTGATCAACAGCACCACCAGCAGCAGAATCAGGATAAACGGCACCGAGGCCCGGTAGAGTTTGACGACCGGCTCGTTGAACCGATAACTGGCGATGAACAGGTTCATTCCCACCGGCGGCGTGTTGTAACCGATCTGCATGTTGGCCAGGAAAATGATTCCCAGGTGGATCGGATTGATACCGTAATTCGCGGCAATCGGTAGTAGCAGCGGGACGATCAGCACGATCGCCGAAAAGATGTCGAGCAGGCAGCCGAGGATCAGCAGGAACACGTTGAGCAGCATGAGGAACGTGTACTTGCTGCTGATGTGCTGCCGGACGATCTCGAACAGCTTCATCGGCACCTGCTGGTCGATCAGGTAGTTCGTCGACGCCAGGCTGGCGCCCAGGATGACCAGGATGCCGCCGACCAGCGTCATGCTGCGCGCCATCACCGACGGCAGCTTGCGCAGCGGCACTTCCCGGTAAATGAACACCTCGACGATCAGCACGTAGAAGGCCGTCACGGCGGCGGCCTCGGAAATCGCGAAATAGCCGGAGTAGATGCCGCCCAGAACCAGGAACGGCAGCGGCAGTTCCCACGCGGCGCTGCGCATCGCCCGGCCCAGCGCCGCCCACTCGAACTTTCGGAGCGGAATCTTGGCCCGCTGCGCGACGTACATGCCGTAGGCCGACAGCAACACCACCATCAGCAGCCCCGGCGCGATGCCCGCCAGAAAAAGCTTGTCGATGCTGGCCTCGGCGACGACGCCGAACAGAATCAGCGGAATGGCCGGCGGAAACAAAAGCCCCAGGCTGCCCGTGGTGGTGATCGCGCCCAGGCTGAACTTTTCGGGGTATTTCTCGGCGAGCAGCGCCGGGTAAAGCAACGAGCCGAGGGCGATGATCGTCACGCCCGACGCGCCGGTCAGCGCGGTGAACGCGGCGCAGACCGACATCGTCACGACCGTCAGGCCGCCGGGCATCCAACCCAACGCGGCGCGCGACAGCTCCAGCAGCCGCTTGGGCGTGCCGGATTCGCCCATCAGGTACCCGGCGAAGGTGAACAGCGGAATGGTGACCAGCACCGGCATGTCCACGATGCGGTTGATCTCCAGCACGACCACCGAGATGTCGATGCCGCCGGTGTGAAAACCGTTGAGCGCGCTGGCGGCGATGACGATAAAAAGCGGAGCGCCCAGAATCGCGGCCAACAACAACAGCAGTGGAATCATCATGACGGCGATCCCCCCGCTTTCTCGGCGGCCTGCACGCCGCGCACCGCCTGATGCAGATGCCGGCCGGCGTGGAACAGGAACCGCAGACCGATGATCGCCAGGCCGATGGGTAGAATCACCTCGGCCGCCCAGTTCGGCACCGGCCCGAAAGCCAGTTCGCCGCCGGCCATTTCATCGCGTAAAAACAGCACCCCGGCGTAAGCCAGCAGCAGGCTGACTCCGCCGGCGAACAGGTCGGTCACGACCGCCACCGCCGCCTTGCCGCGCGGCGGCAACAGGTGCGACAGCAGGTCGACGGTGATGTGATTGTATTCGCGCGTCGCGACCATCGCGCCGAAAATCGCCACCCACAGAACCATATATCGCAGGAAGGCGTCGGCCCAGATCAGGCTGACGCCGAAGAAATTGCGCAGGACGATCTGCCCGAACGCCAGGACGATCATCGTCAACAACAACAGCGTCAGGACCAGTTCTTCCAAACCGTGCAGCAGGCGCAGCGCCAGCGGCTTTTCCTTCTTCTCCATCGGCGATTATTTCCCTTGGCGCACCGTTTGGGTGATCGACCGCACCTCGGCCACCAACGCCGCGGTGAACTGGCCTTCCCTCACCAGCGAGTCGATCGTCTGGCTGGCGATCGTTTGCATCCGCGGCAGGTTGTCGGGTTGGATTTTCACGAACTGGATCCCCTGGCGTTTCAGGGTTTCCAGCGCCCGTTCGTTGTCGATGCGGTTTTGCACGTCCACCCGTTTGAGGTTGCGCACCAGGATTTCGCGCACGACCGGCTGATCCGCCGCCGGAATCTGGTTCCAGGCCTGCTTGGTGAAAGCCAGCGTGCCGTAGGAATACAGCAAGGGGGTTTCGGTGAGGTACTTCACCTTGGTGAACCACTGCAGCACGACCGTGCCCACCGGCGAACTGCTGACGGTATCGAGCAGGCCGGTTTGCAGGCCGGTCAACACGTCGGACAAGGGCAGCGGCACCGGCGGCACACCGAGGGCCTTAAAGGCCCGCTGGCCGATCGGATCGCCTTCGGGAATCCACACCTTGTGGCCCTTGAGGTTTTCGAGGGTGGTGATCGGCGAGTTGCTCATCATGTAAACGAAGCCCGCCTCCATGATGCCGGTCGAAACGTAACCGGCCGCCTCGAGGCCCTGATTGAGCCGCGGCTCGATTTTCGCCCGCACCATGTCCACTTCGCGGTAATCCTGGAACAGCAGCGGCAAGCTGAGCACCTGGTAATCGCGGTAGACGGTCGAAACGCCGCCGGCGGTGAACGTCGAGCCGTGAATCTGGCCGGTGCGCATTTTGCGCAGCACGACCGAATCGTTGCCCATCACGCCGCCGGGGTAGACGCGCAAGCCGACCCGCCCCGCGGTCCGCTGTTCGATTTCCTTGGCCGCCGCGTTCATCGCGTTGGTCAGCGCGGAGTTGTCGGGGGAGATGGTGGCCACCTTCAGCACGAACGAAGGCGCGGTCCGGCCGGGCATGGCCAGGACGAGAGTCGCGAGGAGCGCCACGGCAAACAGGGTTCCAAACCAGCGTTTCATGAGCTCATCCTTCCTGATCGAAAATCGTCGCGGCCTCGGCCAGCAGTTTTTCGGCTTGCTGCCGGGCCAGGGTATTGACGAGGGTCAATTCGGGAACGACGTCGGCCGGGGTGTCGAGCACCCGGTGCAACAGTTTTTCATAGAGTTCGCGATCATAGACGACTTTCGCGTAGTTTTGCGCGTAATACACGAAGGCGAGCAGGAACTTCCCCTGGGAAAGTTCGATCGCCCGTTCGAAATGCGCCTTCGCCTCGTCGGGTTTGCCGCCCAGCGCCGGCGGCAGGATGCCGGCGAGCACGCCCAGCAGCAAATGGCCGGCCCCGTAATAGTAGCCCTCGTCCAGCGCCAGCAGGCGTTCGGTGAGCAATTTCACCTTGGAGATTTCGGCCAGCCGGTCCCAGTTGCCGGAATCGGCCTGGATAATGCCGACCCAGGCGCCGATGACCAGATACAACAGTTCCTCGTCGCCGGCCTGAAACTCGTCGGCCACCGGCGCGAATTCGGGATATGGTTTATCCCAAAGCGCGCCGAATTTCGGTTTTTTCAGCGCGGCGGCGCGGAACGCGTAATCGCGGGCGCGCCACGTCAGCCGCTTGGCCCGCGCCGGATCGTCGCCCAGGACGAACGCGGAGGTATACGACGAATACAGGCGCGCCGCCGTGGCCAGGGTTTCCGGATCGTTCGGGGAATTTTCGACCAGGCCGTCGGCCAGCAGCAGGTAGGCCGGCGCGCCGTCGCGCACGGTTTGCGGATCGTTCTGCTTCTGGATCGCCGCCGAGAGCCCGTCGATCATCGGAGCCGTCGCCTGCCGCACCAAACCGCCGCAGCCGGCCACCGCCAGGCAAGAAACAAGGACGATCAGACCCATGGCGGTTCGTCGCCCGGCGCGACTCCGACCATGGTTCGCCGCTGCCATCACCGTTTACCCCTTGGCGCAAATAATTGCGATCGCGATCGAATAACGATTTCGCTTGAAATTAGTCATATTTTCCCGCGCTGGCAAGGCTTGCCGGGGAATGTGTATTAGCTTAGCGACTTTGTCCCCTGTAACTGCTTAGCGATTATGTCCCCCATGAAGAAGGACATGATTTCGATGACTCCCAAGGAGTTACAGCGGATGAGGTTGCTGGTCTGCGTCCTGGAGGGGCAGCTGCC from Myxococcales bacterium encodes the following:
- the ispH gene encoding 4-hydroxy-3-methylbut-2-enyl diphosphate reductase, with the translated sequence MKFILAQSAGFCFGVRRAVDLVLAESAAQHGGITTYGPLVHNPQVIELLTLREVNCVDNLDLIREGMAVIRTHGVPPEAVDDLRGRGLEILDATCPKVRAVQKVIEKHATEGRTIVIFGEREHPEVVGLVGAARGRPCHVVLDPEQFDALGLPPETPLTLVAQTTANRQRFLAFVAHAQARHPQCDVRHTICDATETRQAEVRELAKQVQAMIVVGGRNSGNTRRLAAISQDLGLPTWHVETADELDGLDFSAYDKVGVTAGASTPSWIIDRVMNRLNEMEEEKSRPLLAWSRRLIESLTSMHFTTGLAAGSLAYVGAVLMGLDFRLDFFLLVGCYVLAMHVLNRFAETGVDKFRDDPKRQVFYRRHSSGLWTLGIGAGLLSILLGFQLGVIPFIFVLIASIIGVLYSVRVVPKSWMGFLGFRRLKDIAASKNFFVASAWALVSIFPLFFVTATHDWGRLILSFFFLFVVTGIRSVLLDLSDMTSDRLVGRETIPLALGPDRTRRLVTVVVTGLTLGLFATAGLGWLPGLAWLLGFWTLFELLYFRYFYRSRKLPTLTRDLWVDLHFIAAGLLALGWRLLNA
- a CDS encoding iron-containing alcohol dehydrogenase, coding for MKSIPSFYEFFCPVKIICGHKALSHLPYEMELLGVRRALVVTDQGVQAAGLLPLVEKAMRGSHCAVGATYDQTPVDSSNHVVNDVAALFRRQNCDCFVAVGGGSVIDTAKGANIVISEGTDDLMKFQGMDRLTAKMRPLIVVPTTAGTGSEATCVAVIKDVDKKVKMPFVDDRLYPHLAIIDSHMTKTMPPKITAATGMDALTHAVEAYCNLQKNPLSDALAIAAIEIVFEYLPTAVHKGADKTARLAMANAALMAGVAFSNSMVGVVHALAHATGAVARVPHGVANSIFLPYGMEYNLPKTIASMADLVGPMAVKYPAAEPRERAREAIQAVRMLRGRLHDMCGLPLTLSEAGVGRDQLEVIARTAVNDGSANYNPVELTYEDALFLLQQSF
- a CDS encoding SCP2 sterol-binding domain-containing protein encodes the protein MNFSDISVSHLAKSAVASSALVAVGVAFELAARYDPELREELSRWRNGEVFSMGILPKGPYISIRCANGEAQYLGLGMRDPDVAILFKNLDAAMLVFTGQIGTHTAAAEKRFIIRGNISESMKIARALSIVQAYVFPRFIVMKTYKKPPAVSAQRLWIKAKIYAGLTPALLTKIARRA
- a CDS encoding TRAP transporter large permease subunit, whose protein sequence is MMIPLLLLLAAILGAPLFIVIAASALNGFHTGGIDISVVVLEINRIVDMPVLVTIPLFTFAGYLMGESGTPKRLLELSRAALGWMPGGLTVVTMSVCAAFTALTGASGVTIIALGSLLYPALLAEKYPEKFSLGAITTTGSLGLLFPPAIPLILFGVVAEASIDKLFLAGIAPGLLMVVLLSAYGMYVAQRAKIPLRKFEWAALGRAMRSAAWELPLPFLVLGGIYSGYFAISEAAAVTAFYVLIVEVFIYREVPLRKLPSVMARSMTLVGGILVILGASLASTNYLIDQQVPMKLFEIVRQHISSKYTFLMLLNVFLLILGCLLDIFSAIVLIVPLLLPIAANYGINPIHLGIIFLANMQIGYNTPPVGMNLFIASYRFNEPVVKLYRASVPFILILLLVVLLITYVPAISLTLAGM
- a CDS encoding TRAP transporter small permease; protein product: MEKKEKPLALRLLHGLEELVLTLLLLTMIVLAFGQIVLRNFFGVSLIWADAFLRYMVLWVAIFGAMVATREYNHITVDLLSHLLPPRGKAAVAVVTDLFAGGVSLLLAYAGVLFLRDEMAGGELAFGPVPNWAAEVILPIGLAIIGLRFLFHAGRHLHQAVRGVQAAEKAGGSPS
- the dctP gene encoding TRAP transporter substrate-binding protein DctP, which encodes MKRWFGTLFAVALLATLVLAMPGRTAPSFVLKVATISPDNSALTNAMNAAAKEIEQRTAGRVGLRVYPGGVMGNDSVVLRKMRTGQIHGSTFTAGGVSTVYRDYQVLSLPLLFQDYREVDMVRAKIEPRLNQGLEAAGYVSTGIMEAGFVYMMSNSPITTLENLKGHKVWIPEGDPIGQRAFKALGVPPVPLPLSDVLTGLQTGLLDTVSSSPVGTVVLQWFTKVKYLTETPLLYSYGTLAFTKQAWNQIPAADQPVVREILVRNLKRVDVQNRIDNERALETLKRQGIQFVKIQPDNLPRMQTIASQTIDSLVREGQFTAALVAEVRSITQTVRQGK